The Marinilongibacter aquaticus genome has a window encoding:
- a CDS encoding efflux RND transporter periplasmic adaptor subunit — MNINLKIVALFGPLLLAACHSEKKETVAKESFALSDKMLASTKTANAEWRPLINELNYYGKITADNNKIIEVFPVVGGSVTQVYVELGDYVKKGQLLATIKSTEVATYAQELEDAQNDVLVAKNNLKVAQELFEGKLSAERDVIEAKGQLEKALSELRRIQEIYKIYNIKGSSTFEVRSPLNGFIVQKNINQDMLLRSDKTDNIFDIAQIDDVWAIANVNESDINQVKLGINAEISTLSYADKKFYGKVDKIFNIIDPETKAMKVRIKLDNPGYLLKPEMRATIRLSYTEDSSMIAVPSKAVVFDKSRNYVMVFKDRNNIDTREVEIFRQVGDVTFISSGLNADEKVVTENQLLIYDALND; from the coding sequence ATGAATATAAATTTGAAAATTGTGGCCTTGTTTGGCCCTTTGCTTTTGGCCGCATGCCACAGCGAAAAGAAAGAAACTGTAGCGAAGGAAAGTTTCGCCTTGAGTGATAAGATGCTTGCCAGCACAAAAACAGCCAACGCTGAATGGCGTCCATTGATCAATGAACTGAATTATTACGGCAAGATCACGGCCGATAACAACAAGATCATCGAGGTGTTTCCGGTAGTGGGTGGAAGCGTGACGCAAGTGTATGTAGAGCTGGGCGATTATGTAAAAAAAGGACAGCTTTTGGCTACGATAAAAAGTACAGAAGTGGCCACATATGCACAAGAGTTGGAAGATGCCCAGAACGATGTGTTGGTGGCCAAGAACAATCTGAAAGTAGCCCAAGAGCTTTTCGAAGGGAAACTGAGTGCCGAACGTGATGTGATCGAGGCGAAAGGACAATTGGAGAAGGCTTTGTCTGAATTGCGACGCATTCAGGAGATTTACAAAATCTACAACATCAAAGGAAGCTCCACTTTTGAGGTGCGGTCGCCACTCAATGGCTTCATTGTGCAGAAAAACATCAATCAGGATATGCTTTTGCGGAGCGATAAAACAGACAATATATTCGATATCGCCCAAATTGACGACGTATGGGCCATAGCCAACGTAAATGAAAGCGACATCAATCAGGTGAAACTCGGTATCAATGCCGAGATCAGCACGTTGAGCTATGCGGATAAGAAGTTTTACGGCAAAGTTGATAAGATTTTCAATATCATCGATCCCGAAACAAAGGCGATGAAAGTGCGAATCAAATTGGACAATCCCGGCTATTTGCTGAAGCCCGAAATGCGAGCCACGATACGCCTGTCTTACACCGAAGATTCTTCGATGATTGCGGTGCCCTCTAAGGCGGTGGTGTTCGACAAAAGCCGAAACTACGTGATGGTATTCAAAGACCGAAACAATATCGACACACGCGAAGTCGAGATTTTCAGGCAAGTAGGCGACGTGACCTTTATTTCTTCGGGTCTAAACGCCGATGAAAAAGTGGTGACCGAAAACCAATTGCTTATCTACGACGCACTAAACGACTGA